Proteins encoded by one window of Marixanthomonas sp. SCSIO 43207:
- a CDS encoding DUF4382 domain-containing protein: MKKKAIFISMMTAVMAFLFVSCSDDDDNGDVSAENYNAKVYITDAPIDNAEVDAVFVTITDIQIDGQSLSGFEKTTIELSALTNGQTQLLGDLDLEAREYDSIDIILATDTDANGDSPANYVVVDGSTKIALDPASATINVDEDVDIAAQDTNEIILDVDLRKAIVTDEANGGYNFASQTQLNNSVRVENTLNTGMVTGAVSNDTGNEESIMVAYAYEAGSFTETEAEENTAGVRFSNAETSSVVAEGSSDFSLHFLEADTYEIKFASYSDMDGDGTLEFEGMVNAETESGVTLDNVEVTADGEVNLVITLLTILPL; encoded by the coding sequence ATGAAGAAAAAAGCAATTTTTATTTCGATGATGACAGCTGTAATGGCTTTTCTATTTGTATCATGTTCAGATGATGATGACAATGGCGATGTAAGTGCAGAAAATTACAATGCCAAAGTATACATTACCGATGCCCCAATCGATAATGCAGAGGTAGATGCTGTATTTGTAACTATTACCGACATACAAATTGATGGTCAAAGCCTTTCAGGATTTGAAAAAACTACAATTGAATTGAGTGCTTTAACCAATGGTCAAACTCAATTATTAGGAGATTTAGACCTAGAAGCAAGAGAGTATGATAGTATTGATATTATTTTGGCAACAGATACAGATGCAAATGGTGATAGCCCGGCAAACTATGTAGTTGTAGATGGAAGTACTAAAATAGCATTAGATCCAGCTAGTGCAACAATCAATGTAGATGAAGATGTTGATATTGCAGCACAAGATACTAATGAAATTATACTAGATGTAGATTTACGTAAAGCTATTGTAACAGATGAAGCTAACGGAGGGTATAACTTTGCTTCACAAACACAATTAAACAACAGTGTTAGGGTTGAAAACACCTTAAATACAGGAATGGTAACAGGAGCTGTAAGTAATGATACCGGTAATGAAGAGAGCATTATGGTAGCTTATGCATATGAAGCAGGTTCTTTTACTGAAACTGAAGCTGAAGAAAATACTGCCGGTGTTCGATTTAGTAATGCCGAAACCAGTAGTGTAGTTGCTGAAGGAAGTAGTGATTTTAGCTTACACTTTTTAGAAGCAGATACGTATGAAATTAAATTTGCTAGCTATTCAGATATGGATGGTGACGGTACATTAGAATTTGAAGGAATGGTAAACGCCGAAACAGAAAGCGGTGTAACACTTGATAATGTTGAAGTAACTGCAGATGGTGAAGTTAATCTTGTAATAACTTTATTAACAATTTTGCCATTGTAA
- a CDS encoding isoprenylcysteine carboxylmethyltransferase family protein has translation MKKDVLFLVIQFILFSCYFIDIHIISYSLPYWINTSLLVLVGIGFIVIFLGILNLSDDLSGVHPKKGNSMTFNGIYKYVRHPIYAGILISMMAYAFFTASIFKFLLTLIMGVVFYYKSSNEENWMLEKYEQYRIYKQRTGRFLPKLKK, from the coding sequence TTGAAGAAAGATGTGCTATTTTTAGTAATTCAATTCATACTCTTCTCATGCTATTTTATTGATATTCATATTATTTCCTATTCACTACCATATTGGATTAACACAAGTTTATTAGTATTGGTAGGCATTGGTTTTATAGTTATTTTTTTAGGAATATTGAACTTAAGTGATGATTTAAGTGGTGTTCATCCTAAAAAAGGAAATTCTATGACCTTTAATGGCATATACAAATACGTTAGGCATCCAATTTACGCAGGAATTCTGATAAGTATGATGGCGTATGCTTTTTTTACAGCATCTATTTTCAAATTTTTATTAACATTAATAATGGGAGTGGTATTTTATTACAAGTCGAGCAATGAAGAAAATTGGATGCTTGAAAAGTATGAACAATATCGCATCTATAAACAAAGAACGGGTCGTTTTTTACCTAAGCTTAAAAAATAG
- the trxB gene encoding thioredoxin-disulfide reductase, with the protein MADKVEKIKCLIIGSGPAGYTAAIYASRADLKPVMYTGMEPGGQLTTTTEVDNFPGYPEGVDGPTMMVQLQQQAERFGTEVRIGMVTAVDFSDKVGGIHKVTVDNSKEIEAETVIISTGATAKYLGLPSEQRLRGGGVSACAVCDGFFYKGQEVAIVGGGDTAAEEATYLANICSKVTMLVRKDHMKASKAMQHRVTNTENIDLRYNSEVDEVLGDQVVEGLRIVNNETGEKEEINITGLFIAIGHKPNTEIFANQLDMDPTGYIITKGKSTKTNKPGVFASGDVQDKEYRQAVTAAGTGCMAALDAERYLQTIETEEAETVSA; encoded by the coding sequence ATGGCAGATAAAGTTGAAAAAATCAAATGTTTGATAATCGGTTCGGGACCTGCAGGATATACAGCAGCAATATATGCTTCTAGAGCAGACTTAAAGCCTGTAATGTACACTGGAATGGAGCCGGGAGGTCAATTGACAACAACTACAGAAGTAGATAACTTTCCAGGTTATCCAGAAGGAGTAGATGGACCAACGATGATGGTTCAATTACAACAACAAGCAGAACGCTTTGGTACAGAAGTGCGCATAGGAATGGTTACTGCTGTAGATTTTAGTGATAAAGTAGGAGGTATACACAAAGTAACAGTTGACAATAGTAAAGAGATTGAAGCTGAAACCGTAATCATCTCAACAGGAGCTACCGCAAAGTATTTAGGTTTACCAAGTGAGCAAAGATTGCGAGGAGGCGGAGTATCTGCGTGTGCAGTTTGTGATGGCTTTTTCTATAAAGGGCAAGAAGTAGCAATTGTCGGTGGAGGAGATACCGCTGCTGAAGAAGCCACTTATTTGGCAAATATTTGTTCAAAAGTTACTATGCTAGTTCGTAAAGATCATATGAAAGCTTCAAAAGCGATGCAACATAGAGTAACCAATACCGAAAATATTGACCTTCGATACAATTCTGAAGTTGATGAAGTATTAGGAGACCAAGTTGTAGAAGGGCTACGTATTGTAAATAATGAAACCGGTGAAAAGGAAGAAATAAATATCACAGGTTTATTTATTGCTATAGGGCATAAACCAAATACTGAAATTTTTGCCAATCAATTAGATATGGATCCTACCGGCTACATCATTACGAAAGGTAAAAGTACAAAAACCAATAAACCGGGAGTATTTGCCAGTGGTGATGTACAAGATAAAGAATATCGTCAAGCTGTAACTGCAGCAGGAACAGGTTGTATGGCAGCATTAGATGCAGAGCGATATTTACAAACCATTGAAACTGAAGAAGCAGAAACAGTAAGCGCTTAA
- a CDS encoding tetratricopeptide repeat protein has protein sequence MKKLLFALLLLVSVGTLSQNSAENEKLFSKNLNSFYKNPTQTLKVADYLFDNASNVKEKAQALYLISETKKLQGNYIESIDALFQAKTLTRSTNNGFINTLISVSIADRCRISGMNDISNTYLKQAETFVNTIDKQADKKIATVYLLHEQAEATYQANELKKAIKLAEKAKSLIKSIEKPDFSLVVINAILLGKLYVEQGELEKASSYYENALAVLKELNLLNSSLEAETLYGLATIAYAENDLEVSEKNLTKAVSIAVVEKPLKLKVLNQLSQIYKENDSALGFQERYKESSALNTSILASERKVRNTILSQIENEQESAFSTDQRRYYIVGAAIFLLLVLTLLGYYFYNKKLDRTYQQFEKIIKQLENKQKIEAPATAQAEKEESKGIVIPKETEKAILKRLDDFEASTKYTNSNISLPVLAKQMQTNTKYISEIIHIHKNKNFNTYINELRINHIIQLMKEDKKYLNYKV, from the coding sequence ATGAAAAAGCTTCTGTTTGCCTTGCTTTTGTTGGTTTCAGTTGGAACTCTGTCTCAGAATTCAGCTGAAAATGAAAAGCTTTTTTCAAAAAATTTAAATTCATTTTATAAAAACCCAACTCAAACTTTAAAAGTAGCTGATTACCTCTTTGATAACGCATCAAATGTCAAAGAAAAAGCACAAGCGCTTTACCTTATTTCAGAAACAAAAAAACTACAAGGAAATTATATAGAAAGTATTGATGCACTTTTTCAGGCTAAAACTTTAACTAGATCTACAAACAATGGTTTTATTAATACGCTTATTTCAGTTTCTATTGCAGATCGCTGTAGAATTTCTGGAATGAATGATATCTCAAACACCTATCTAAAACAAGCCGAAACCTTTGTAAATACTATTGATAAACAAGCTGATAAAAAAATAGCAACAGTTTATTTGTTACATGAACAAGCTGAAGCAACGTATCAAGCCAACGAACTTAAAAAAGCTATTAAATTGGCTGAAAAAGCAAAGTCATTAATTAAAAGCATAGAAAAACCAGATTTCTCATTAGTAGTTATTAATGCAATTTTACTTGGTAAGCTATATGTAGAGCAAGGTGAACTAGAAAAAGCTTCAAGCTATTATGAAAATGCTTTAGCTGTTTTAAAAGAATTAAACTTATTAAATTCATCTCTTGAAGCCGAAACACTGTATGGGTTAGCTACCATTGCGTATGCTGAAAATGATTTAGAGGTTTCAGAAAAAAACCTTACAAAAGCTGTATCCATTGCAGTGGTAGAAAAACCCTTAAAGTTGAAGGTGTTAAATCAACTTTCACAAATATATAAAGAGAACGATAGTGCTTTAGGGTTTCAAGAGCGTTATAAAGAAAGTTCGGCTTTAAATACTTCAATTTTAGCTTCAGAAAGAAAGGTAAGAAATACTATTTTATCTCAAATTGAAAATGAACAAGAAAGTGCTTTTAGTACAGACCAAAGACGCTATTATATTGTTGGAGCTGCAATTTTCTTGCTATTAGTGCTCACGTTGTTAGGGTATTATTTTTACAATAAAAAACTTGACCGCACCTATCAACAGTTTGAAAAAATTATCAAACAACTTGAAAACAAACAAAAAATTGAAGCTCCCGCTACGGCACAAGCAGAAAAGGAGGAAAGTAAAGGTATTGTAATTCCTAAAGAAACTGAAAAAGCCATTTTAAAAAGACTCGATGATTTTGAAGCTTCTACAAAGTATACCAATTCAAATATATCGCTTCCTGTTTTAGCAAAGCAAATGCAAACCAATACAAAATATATTTCTGAAATAATTCATATTCATAAAAACAAAAACTTCAATACATATATTAATGAATTGCGTATTAACCATATAATACAATTGATGAAAGAGGATAAGAAATATCTTAATTATAAGGTGTAA
- a CDS encoding DUF4442 domain-containing protein: protein MQLNPRKINTFLLFKLPSAWFTGVRVKYINETQCITSVRHKWINQNPFKSMFWAVQGMAAELSTGAMVMAAIKESDERISMLVANNKASFSKKAKGRIMFTCEDGIKVKEAIKEAVKTGEGQTIWMKSQGVDKTGDVVSTFEFEWTIKKK from the coding sequence ATGCAGCTTAATCCTAGAAAGATCAATACATTTTTATTATTTAAATTACCCTCAGCTTGGTTTACAGGAGTTAGAGTAAAGTATATAAATGAGACACAATGTATTACTTCGGTACGCCATAAATGGATTAATCAAAACCCTTTTAAGTCAATGTTTTGGGCTGTGCAAGGAATGGCTGCAGAGTTAAGCACCGGCGCTATGGTGATGGCCGCTATTAAAGAAAGTGATGAACGTATATCTATGCTGGTGGCCAATAATAAGGCTTCATTTTCAAAAAAAGCAAAAGGTAGAATTATGTTTACCTGTGAAGATGGAATTAAAGTAAAAGAAGCCATTAAGGAAGCTGTTAAAACCGGAGAAGGACAGACCATCTGGATGAAATCTCAAGGTGTTGATAAAACTGGTGATGTAGTTTCTACTTTTGAGTTTGAATGGACAATTAAGAAAAAGTAG
- a CDS encoding DUF4870 domain-containing protein, which translates to MATTISNLSKKEAENQKNIAAGIHLTTFLKYFFPFANFIAPLILWVIHKEKPFVDANGKQAINFQLSVLLYSIGIGLLCLPFFVLFASDFISLVEAMESNIGNPSFYDLRNLSGYIILFGIAGLLLFGLFILELYAVITATMYAAKGKLYNYPLCIPFLKPSSEIVSEINQSKNEHTS; encoded by the coding sequence ATGGCAACAACTATTTCAAATCTTAGTAAAAAAGAAGCTGAAAATCAAAAAAATATAGCAGCAGGAATACACCTTACCACTTTTTTAAAGTATTTTTTTCCGTTTGCGAATTTTATCGCTCCATTAATTTTATGGGTGATACATAAAGAAAAACCCTTTGTGGATGCTAACGGAAAACAAGCAATTAATTTTCAATTAAGTGTTTTGTTATATTCAATTGGTATAGGTCTTCTTTGCCTACCTTTTTTTGTATTATTTGCTTCAGATTTTATTTCACTAGTTGAAGCCATGGAAAGTAACATAGGCAATCCCAGTTTTTATGATTTAAGAAACCTTTCAGGATATATTATTCTCTTCGGAATTGCAGGTTTATTACTATTTGGATTATTTATTCTAGAATTATATGCTGTGATAACAGCCACTATGTATGCTGCCAAGGGTAAACTGTACAACTATCCTTTATGCATCCCTTTTTTAAAACCATCTTCTGAAATTGTTTCAGAAATAAATCAATCAAAAAATGAGCACACTAGTTAA